One window from the genome of Desulfobaccales bacterium encodes:
- the eno gene encoding phosphopyruvate hydratase, with protein MPHIKAIRAQEILDSRGQPTVFAELLLDNGLRTQAMVPSGASTGENEALELRDGGPRYLGKGVLQAVKHVQEIIQPALKGINPLEQALIDETMCRLDGTPTKSRLGANAILAVSMAAARAGAAVSGLPLYRYLGGAGAATLPMPMLNIINGGAHAGNNLDIQEFMIMPVGGKTFAEALRIASEVFHTLKKVLASKKLGTGVGDEGGFAPDLPSHEAALDLINAAVEQAGYRPGADVVLALDPASSEFFDKATGEYVFKKGDGSRRDAKAMTEYYRGLANRYPIVSIEDGLAEEDWDGWVHLTKELGGRLQLVGDDLFVTNVRYLQRGIEMGAANAILIKLNQIGTVTETLDAIGLARRNGYRAVISHRSGETEDTFIADLAVATGVGQIKTGSVSRSERIAKYNRLMIIETELGAAARFKDDCFWEGKK; from the coding sequence ATGCCCCATATCAAAGCCATCCGTGCCCAAGAAATCCTGGACTCCCGGGGTCAACCCACCGTATTCGCCGAACTCCTGTTGGACAACGGCCTCCGCACCCAGGCTATGGTGCCTTCGGGCGCGTCCACCGGCGAGAACGAGGCCCTGGAACTGCGGGACGGCGGCCCCCGCTACCTGGGCAAAGGTGTGCTCCAAGCTGTTAAGCATGTCCAGGAGATTATCCAACCGGCCTTGAAGGGTATCAACCCCCTGGAGCAGGCCTTGATCGACGAGACCATGTGCCGCCTGGACGGCACCCCCACCAAAAGCCGCCTGGGGGCCAACGCCATTCTGGCCGTCTCCATGGCCGCGGCCCGGGCCGGAGCCGCAGTCTCGGGGCTGCCCCTGTACCGTTATCTGGGGGGCGCCGGAGCCGCCACCTTGCCTATGCCCATGTTGAACATTATCAACGGGGGAGCCCATGCCGGCAACAATCTGGATATTCAGGAGTTCATGATCATGCCGGTGGGCGGCAAAACCTTTGCAGAGGCCCTACGGATCGCCTCCGAAGTGTTCCATACCTTGAAAAAGGTCCTGGCTTCCAAAAAGCTGGGCACAGGCGTGGGCGACGAAGGCGGGTTCGCTCCGGATTTGCCTTCCCATGAAGCCGCCCTGGACCTCATTAACGCGGCCGTGGAGCAGGCGGGTTACCGGCCCGGCGCCGACGTGGTTCTGGCCCTGGACCCCGCGTCCTCGGAATTTTTCGACAAGGCCACCGGGGAATACGTCTTCAAGAAAGGTGACGGCTCCCGGCGCGATGCCAAAGCCATGACGGAATATTATCGGGGTTTAGCCAACCGCTATCCCATCGTCTCCATAGAGGACGGCCTGGCCGAAGAGGACTGGGACGGCTGGGTGCACCTCACCAAAGAATTGGGTGGCCGGCTGCAACTGGTGGGCGACGATCTCTTCGTCACCAACGTCCGCTATCTGCAACGCGGCATCGAAATGGGCGCAGCCAATGCCATCCTGATCAAATTGAACCAGATCGGCACCGTCACCGAGACCCTGGACGCCATCGGCCTGGCCCGCCGCAACGGTTATCGCGCGGTCATTTCCCACCGCTCCGGTGAGACCGAGGACACCTTTATTGCCGACCTGGCCGTGGCTACAGGGGTCGGTCAGATCAAGACCGGGTCCGTGTCCCGGTCCGAACGCATCGCCAAGTATAACCGGCTCATGATCATTGAGACCGAGTTGGGCGCGGCGGCCCGGTTTAAGGATGATTGCTTCTGGGAGGGTAAAAAGTAA
- a CDS encoding desulfoferrodoxin FeS4 iron-binding domain-containing protein has product MAIEVGQLYVCKVCGNKVKVVEAGGGVLVCCGIPMKQVEG; this is encoded by the coding sequence ATGGCAATCGAGGTAGGACAGTTATATGTTTGCAAAGTGTGCGGCAATAAGGTGAAGGTAGTTGAGGCCGGCGGCGGCGTGCTGGTGTGCTGCGGCATTCCCATGAAACAGGTAGAAGGTTAA
- the rnc gene encoding ribonuclease III → MVQEGTGLLPERRQELENLAQRLGYRFENLELLNQALRHSSYAHENPESGVSNERLEFLGDAVLDLVVSALLLARFPQSPEGDLSRGRAALVNARQLANLARNLGLGDHLLLGRTEERQEGRQKPSLLANALEAVLGAVYLDGGLEVVARLTEPWFSPLLETALPGQDFKTSLQELTQARYKALPSYHLLAESGPGHAKHFQVEVRVNEVSLAQGEGGTKKQAAQRAARLALEKLAGEGHEPEAGEATE, encoded by the coding sequence GTGGTACAAGAGGGTACCGGCCTGCTTCCGGAGAGGAGGCAAGAACTGGAAAACCTGGCTCAACGGCTAGGATACCGCTTCGAGAACCTGGAGTTGCTCAACCAGGCCTTGCGCCACAGTTCGTATGCCCATGAGAACCCAGAGAGCGGCGTCAGCAATGAACGGTTGGAGTTCTTGGGAGATGCCGTCCTGGACCTTGTGGTGAGCGCCCTGCTTCTGGCCCGGTTTCCTCAAAGTCCCGAAGGAGATCTGTCTCGGGGGCGGGCCGCCCTGGTGAATGCCAGGCAACTGGCAAATCTGGCCCGAAATTTGGGCCTGGGGGACCACCTTCTGCTGGGACGGACCGAAGAACGGCAGGAGGGCCGGCAGAAACCCTCTCTCCTGGCTAATGCCCTGGAAGCAGTGCTCGGGGCGGTTTATCTGGACGGCGGCTTGGAGGTGGTAGCGCGCTTGACGGAACCATGGTTTAGCCCGCTTTTGGAGACCGCGCTTCCGGGCCAGGACTTCAAGACCTCCCTCCAGGAACTCACCCAGGCCCGCTACAAGGCCTTGCCGTCGTATCACCTCCTGGCCGAAAGCGGGCCCGGCCATGCCAAACATTTTCAGGTGGAGGTGCGGGTCAATGAGGTGTCCTTGGCCCAAGGGGAAGGCGGCACCAAGAAACAGGCGGCGCAACGTGCAGCCCGCCTGGCCTTGGAGAAACTGGCAGGGGAGGGACATGAACCGGAAGCAGGCGAGGCCACCGAGTAA
- a CDS encoding rubrerythrin family protein has protein sequence MNKSIADLKEAFAGESQANRKYLAFAEKADAEGYPQVARLFRAAAHAETVHALNHLRALKAIGATAENLKEAIAGESAEFQQMYPRMIADSQAEGHKEAERTFTYANEVEKVHAALYQKALKTMEDKKLVDMFVCSVCGYTAEGEAPDNCPVCKAVKKLFKRID, from the coding sequence ATGAATAAGAGCATAGCTGACCTCAAAGAAGCCTTTGCGGGGGAATCTCAAGCTAACCGTAAGTACCTGGCTTTCGCCGAAAAAGCCGACGCCGAGGGTTATCCTCAGGTTGCCCGCCTGTTTCGGGCTGCGGCGCATGCTGAAACGGTCCATGCCCTGAATCACCTCAGGGCCTTAAAAGCCATCGGCGCCACCGCGGAAAATCTCAAGGAAGCTATAGCCGGAGAATCCGCCGAGTTCCAACAGATGTACCCCCGGATGATTGCCGACTCCCAAGCCGAGGGGCATAAGGAGGCGGAACGCACCTTTACCTATGCTAACGAAGTGGAGAAGGTCCACGCTGCTCTCTATCAGAAAGCCCTTAAAACCATGGAAGACAAGAAATTGGTGGATATGTTCGTGTGCTCGGTCTGCGGTTACACCGCGGAAGGCGAGGCCCCGGACAACTGCCCCGTCTGTAAAGCGGTAAAAAAATTATTTAAACGCATCGATTAG
- a CDS encoding transcriptional repressor: protein MENLIQQLRDQGIAVTPQRLAVMESLQHRRDHPTAENLYQEVRQKLPAISFNTVYKTLEILCQKGMVIKVNPLHEVARYDGETGPHAHLICRQCHRIVDLDWPREEFPALAPHDQHGFQVEHPSLIFWGLCPQCQQQESHKED from the coding sequence ATGGAAAATCTCATCCAACAATTGCGTGACCAAGGTATTGCGGTGACCCCCCAGCGTTTGGCAGTGATGGAGAGCCTCCAACATCGCCGGGACCATCCCACTGCAGAAAATCTCTATCAGGAGGTGCGCCAAAAGCTCCCGGCCATTTCCTTTAACACCGTATATAAAACCCTGGAGATCTTGTGCCAGAAAGGCATGGTGATCAAGGTTAATCCCTTGCACGAAGTGGCGCGCTATGACGGCGAGACCGGGCCTCATGCCCACCTCATCTGCCGGCAGTGCCACCGCATCGTCGATCTTGACTGGCCCCGGGAGGAGTTTCCTGCCCTGGCGCCCCATGACCAACACGGCTTCCAGGTCGAGCACCCATCCCTGATTTTCTGGGGCCTTTGCCCCCAGTGTCAACAACAAGAATCCCACAAGGAGGACTAG
- a CDS encoding acyloxyacyl hydrolase, whose protein sequence is MVRRICGNGLMVIVLAAVIMLPGMARGAEFDVSKFNQEVGLRFAYGKNTKKATVQLYSLLPRWGIFFLKPGKQMGPFGASFVIEGIASVASAETTGFELGFTPLLKLSCLLFPSVLAFIEGGAGIISESIDSPALAHAFNFTPQVGAGFDIALTSQTALTVAYRFRHSSNAGIYKENPAFNVNFFQCGLNYYY, encoded by the coding sequence ATGGTGCGGCGCATTTGTGGGAATGGCCTGATGGTCATAGTGCTGGCGGCTGTGATAATGCTGCCGGGGATGGCTCGGGGCGCCGAATTTGACGTCAGTAAATTCAACCAGGAAGTGGGACTGCGCTTCGCGTACGGGAAAAATACTAAGAAAGCTACAGTCCAGCTCTACAGTTTACTGCCTCGTTGGGGTATTTTTTTCCTGAAACCAGGTAAGCAAATGGGTCCCTTCGGAGCCTCCTTTGTCATTGAGGGCATCGCCAGCGTCGCCAGCGCCGAAACGACCGGCTTTGAACTTGGGTTCACCCCCCTGCTAAAACTCAGTTGTCTCCTCTTTCCCTCGGTTTTGGCCTTTATCGAGGGGGGCGCCGGGATCATCAGCGAAAGTATTGACAGCCCGGCCCTGGCTCACGCCTTCAACTTCACCCCCCAAGTGGGAGCCGGCTTCGACATTGCTTTGACTTCCCAAACGGCTCTAACCGTGGCTTACCGGTTCCGGCATTCTTCCAATGCCGGTATCTATAAAGAAAATCCCGCCTTTAATGTTAATTTTTTTCAGTGTGGCTTGAATTACTATTATTAA
- a CDS encoding DUF6600 domain-containing protein has protein sequence MKKYRQPAGFMAVLALMCALVFGPGFTGEAAAASEDVAIFYDDLSQYGQWVEYEKYGPVWRPSQVPEDWRPYTNGRWVPTNDGNVFESEEPWGWATYHYGNWMPTEGYGWVWVPGSTWYPATVEWRSSPENEPVDSSYIGWAPTPPPDYMPPPAYAPPSYYQGAPVTDSLASPLWIFAKAASFLLGFGQPYTPEYSYVTSGILVPVTYVPVFYSRTVFIPRYVTPAYYPPGFYGVRRFGPGAYNMGPSVTYISRVTQINQTIINRNIHNNSIHINRIHNVMPPARVMRRDGYINKIMPPNLVHGRPLPPPRPINNIRMAQANLNRPNFLPPPQGMPRINTQIPRVQPMAITPGRGLPGTALPARATMPITPHMTQQIQQLPPNQQFVPGKSQPFKPAGATPAGPGPGQPGVRPQPGQFQPTGQTRPGPGQAVIPGQPGHVQPGATPPSGYKPPVNGPGYVKPGTRPSAQPKPGEFHPGATPRGTPSPPSPPGAAKPGAVSPPQGPRALTPEPRRQQDLEHQRLQRGGTPGQPQQQQQRDQERLRQQQQLQQQERGRQQQLQQQQQRQQQDLQRQQQQRQLQQRQLQERQHQQQQRQQQQIQRQQQQPRVQPQAPPRVQTPPPRPQPQAAPRPQPQPQQRQPQQKGQEKEKKKQEQ, from the coding sequence ATGAAAAAATACCGACAGCCCGCGGGGTTCATGGCCGTCCTGGCCTTGATGTGCGCTCTGGTCTTCGGTCCGGGATTCACCGGTGAAGCTGCGGCCGCGTCGGAAGATGTGGCCATATTTTACGACGACCTGTCCCAGTATGGGCAATGGGTGGAATACGAAAAGTATGGGCCGGTGTGGCGTCCCAGTCAGGTTCCGGAGGACTGGCGTCCCTATACCAATGGGCGCTGGGTCCCCACCAACGACGGTAATGTCTTCGAGTCCGAGGAACCTTGGGGTTGGGCCACCTACCATTACGGCAACTGGATGCCCACCGAGGGCTATGGCTGGGTCTGGGTGCCGGGCAGTACCTGGTATCCCGCTACGGTGGAGTGGCGCAGCAGTCCCGAAAACGAGCCGGTGGACAGCTCTTATATCGGCTGGGCCCCCACCCCGCCTCCCGACTATATGCCGCCCCCAGCTTATGCGCCGCCGTCTTATTATCAAGGAGCCCCCGTCACCGATTCGCTGGCCTCGCCTCTCTGGATTTTTGCCAAAGCCGCCAGCTTTCTCCTGGGTTTCGGCCAACCCTATACACCGGAATATTCTTATGTCACATCCGGAATCCTGGTGCCGGTGACCTATGTGCCGGTCTTTTATAGCCGGACGGTGTTCATTCCCCGGTACGTCACCCCGGCTTATTATCCGCCGGGCTTTTACGGGGTCCGCCGCTTTGGTCCCGGCGCCTATAACATGGGGCCTTCAGTCACCTACATCTCCCGGGTCACCCAGATCAACCAAACCATCATCAACCGGAACATTCACAACAACTCCATTCATATCAACCGGATCCATAATGTGATGCCTCCGGCTCGGGTAATGCGGCGGGATGGTTACATCAATAAGATCATGCCTCCAAATTTGGTCCACGGCCGGCCCTTGCCGCCACCCCGTCCGATAAATAATATCAGGATGGCCCAAGCCAACCTGAATAGGCCTAACTTCTTGCCGCCGCCCCAGGGCATGCCTCGGATCAATACCCAGATTCCTCGCGTTCAACCGATGGCGATTACTCCGGGCCGGGGTCTGCCGGGGACGGCCTTACCTGCCAGGGCCACCATGCCTATAACCCCTCACATGACCCAGCAGATTCAACAACTGCCTCCAAACCAGCAGTTTGTGCCCGGCAAATCCCAGCCTTTCAAACCAGCCGGCGCGACCCCGGCAGGGCCGGGACCCGGCCAACCCGGCGTTCGGCCCCAACCGGGACAGTTCCAACCAACGGGCCAGACCAGACCGGGACCTGGACAGGCCGTTATTCCTGGTCAACCAGGGCATGTCCAACCTGGAGCCACGCCGCCTTCCGGCTACAAACCGCCCGTTAACGGGCCGGGTTACGTGAAGCCAGGGACACGACCCTCTGCTCAACCCAAACCGGGGGAGTTCCACCCAGGGGCTACTCCGAGAGGGACTCCGAGCCCTCCGAGCCCTCCTGGGGCTGCGAAGCCTGGCGCCGTGAGCCCTCCTCAAGGGCCCAGGGCCTTGACGCCGGAACCGCGCCGGCAGCAGGACCTGGAACACCAGAGACTGCAGCGCGGTGGAACTCCAGGCCAGCCCCAACAACAACAGCAGCGTGATCAGGAGCGGTTACGCCAGCAACAACAACTACAGCAGCAGGAACGCGGACGCCAACAGCAGTTACAGCAGCAACAACAAAGGCAGCAACAAGATTTGCAGCGGCAGCAGCAACAACGACAGTTGCAACAAAGGCAGTTACAGGAACGCCAACACCAACAGCAACAAAGACAGCAACAACAGATACAGCGCCAGCAGCAGCAACCTCGGGTACAGCCCCAGGCGCCGCCTCGGGTACAGACTCCACCGCCGCGACCGCAACCACAGGCGGCCCCGAGGCCTCAACCTCAGCCACAGCAGCGCCAGCCACAGCAAAAGGGACAGGAAAAAGAAAAAAAGAAGCAGGAACAATAA